A portion of the Ricinus communis isolate WT05 ecotype wild-type chromosome 10, ASM1957865v1, whole genome shotgun sequence genome contains these proteins:
- the LOC8283134 gene encoding UPF0098 protein CPn_0877/CP_0992/CPj0877/CpB0906 — MAGEFRLVSPEIDQEGKLPRKYTDEGQGARRNLSPPLEWYNVPEGTKSLALVVQDIDAPDPGGPIVPWTVWVVVNIPPTINRLPEGFSGKEEKVGDEYAGIREGNNDLKVPGWRGPKLPSHGHRFEFKLFALDDEIELGNRVTKERLLEEIQGHVLGEAVLIAKF, encoded by the exons ATGGCAGGTGAGTTCAGGTTGGTTTCACCTGAAATAGACCAAGAAGGAAAGCTGCCAAGGAAGTATACAGATGAAGGTCAAGGAGCACGCAGGAATTTATCTCCACCATTGGAATGGTATAATGTGCCTGAAGGAACCAAGAGCCTGGCCTTGGTGGTTCAGGACATTGATGCACCTGACCCTGGCGGTCCTATTGTTCCATGGACCGTTTGGGTTGTGGTTAATATACCACCCACAATTAATAGGCTTCCTGAAGGGTTTTCAGGTAAAGAAGAGAAAGTTGGTGATGAATATGCAGGGATCAGGGAAGGTAATAATGACCTGAAAGTTCCTGGCTGGCGTGGACCTAAGCTTCCCAGTCATGGCCATCGGTTTGAGTTCAAGCTCTTTGCTTTGGACGATGAAATCGAGCTTGGAAACAGG GTGACCAAAGAGAGGCTGCTGGAGGAAATCCAAGGGCATGTGCTGGGAGAAGCAGTCCTGATAGCCAAGTTCTGA
- the LOC8283132 gene encoding pre-mRNA-splicing factor CWC22 homolog produces the protein MARNYSDSSDDDRSRHHRYERNSEHRHRDDNKDRDREERKAVKESSDEEGELVERERGGGRRDRERNNERRDRDRDRDRDRVDEYKRSSDDDDDNKEKRERGERERKRRDENGHGKREIEDRNRYRQPDERKSGRDRDRVDDRHRSHRNRENVGEYERHKEKKKNNEQIEDSRKEVEEVKLRKTTLEGGNLNAETPNLGKSGGVYIPPFKLARMMKEIEDKSSTEYQRLTWDALRKSINGLVNKVNATNIKNIIPELFSENLIRGRGLFCRSCMKSQMASPGFTPVFAALVAVVNTKFPEVGDLLLRRIVLQLKRAYKRNDKPQLLAAVKFIAHLVNQQVAHEIIALELLAVLLENPTDDSVEVAVGFVTECGSILQDVSPKGLDGAFERFRGILHEGEIDKRVQFLIEGLFAIRKAKFQGYPAVRPELDLVEQEDQLTHEISLQEDIDPEITLDIFKPDPDFLENEKRYEELKKSILGEESEDEEVSDAASGDEDEDDDEESEEEDEEQMQIKDETETNLINLRRTIYLTIMSSVDFEEAGHKLLKIKLEPGQEMELCVMLLECCSQERTYLRYYGLLGQRFCMINKVYQENFDKCFVQQYSMIHRLETNKLRNVAKFFAHLLGTDALPWHVLAYIRLTEEDTTSSSRIFIKILFQELSEHLGIRTLNERLTDPNMQDSFESIFPRDNPKNTRFSINFFTSIGLGGITENLREYLKNMPRLIMQQQKPVSVSESESDDESGSSSSSDSESASSGSETESDSSSSDEDERRRKRSRSDRDERSKKQSKGSHRDERSKNQSKGSHRDERSKNQSRRSDRDERSRKQSRRD, from the exons ATGGCGAGAAATTATAGCGATTCAAGTGACGACGACCGGAGTAGGCATCATCGTTATGAACGAAACAGTGAGCATAGGCACAGGGACGATAATAAAGACAGGGATAGAGAGGAACGGAAGGCGGTTAAAGAAAGTTCTGATGAAGAAGGAGAGcttgtagagagagaaagaggcGGCGGCCGGcgagatagagagagaaataatgAACGTAGGGATAGGGATAGAGATAGAGATAGAGATAGAGTTGATGAGTATAAGCGGAGttctgatgatgatgatgataataaagagaaaagagagagaggagaaagagagagaaagaggagGGACGAAAATGGGCATGGAAAGCGAGAAATTGAGGATAGAAATAGGTACAGACAACCTGATGAGAGGAAATCAGGGCGAGATAGGGATAGAGTTGATGACAGACACAGAAGCCATAGAAATAGAGAAAATGTTGGCGAGTATGAGAGGCataaggagaagaagaagaataatgaACAGATAGAGGATAGTAGAAAAGAAGTCGAAGAGGTAAAACTTCGGAAAACAACGTTAGAAGGAGGGAATTTGAATGCTGAAACTCCTAATTTGGGTAAGAGTGGAGGTGTTTATATTCCTCCTTTTAAGTTGGCTAGAATGatgaaagaaatagaagatAAAAGTAGTACTGAGTATCAAAGATTGACGTGGGATGCTCTCCGGAAGAGTATCAATGGCCTTGTGAATAAGGTCAATgctacaaatattaaaaatattattcccGAATTGTTCTCTGAGAATCTTATTCGAGGAAGGGGTTTATTTTGTCGATCCTGTATGAAGTCTCAAATGGCTTCTCCAGGATTTACTCCTGTGTTTGCTGCTCTGGTAGCTGTTGTCAACACTAAATTTCCTGAAGTGGGTGATCTTTTGTTGAGGAGGATAGTATTGCAGCTCAAGAGAGCATATAAACGGAATGACAAG CCTCAATTGCTAGCAGCTGTTAAATTTATCGCACATTTGGTGAACCAGCAAGTGGCTCATGAGATTATTGCTTTAGAGCTACTTGCTGTTTTGCTGGAGAATCCCACAGATGATAGTGTTGAGGTAGCTGTGGGTTTTGTTACAGAGTGTGGATCTATACTTCAGGATGTGTCACCAAAAGGCTTGGATG GTGCTTTTGAGCGATTTCGTGGGATTCTTCATGAAGGAGAGATTGACAAGCGAGTGCAGTTTTTAATTGAGGGCCTCTTTGCAATTAGAAAAGCCAAATTTCAG GGGTACCCTGCTGTTCGTCCAGAACTGGACCTTGTAGAGCAGGAGGACCAGCTGACACATGAGATATCGCTCCAAGAGGACATAGATCCTGAGATCACCCTTG ATATTTTTAAACCAGATCCTGATTTCCTTGAGAATGAGAAGCGATATGAAGAATTGAAGAAAAGCATCCTTGGTGAGGAGTCTGAGGATGAAGAAGTTTCTGATGCTGCTTCAGGTGATGAGgatgaggatgatgatgaagaatctgaggaagaagatgaagagCAGATGCAAATAAAAGATGAGACTGAAACTAACCTTATCAATTTACGCagaacaatttatttaacCATCATGTCCAGTGTAGATTTTGAGGAGGCAGGGcacaaattattgaaaattaaactTGAGCCAGGACAAGAG ATGGAACTATGTGTCATGCTTTTGGAATGCTGCAGTCAGGAGAGAACATACCTGCGTTACTATGGTCTTTTGGGTCAGAGATTTTGCATGATTAACAAAGTCTACCAGGAAAATTTTGATAAGTGCTTTGTTCAGCAGTATTCCATGATTCATCGACTGGAGACAAATAAGTTGCGTAATGTGGCAAAGTTTTTTGCACATTTACTTGGAACAGATGCTCTGCCTTGGCATGTGTTAGCTTATATCCGCTTAACTGAAGAGGATACCACTTCTTCTTCTCGCATTTTTATCAAGATTCTCTTCCAG GAGTTGTCAGAGCATCTTGGCATCCGTACCTTGAATGAGCGCCTTACAGACCCGAATATGCAAGACTCATTTGAATCAATTTTCCCAAGAGATAATCCTAAGAATACGCGCTTTTCCATTAACTTCTTTACATCCATTGGGCTTGGTGGCATCACTGAAAATTTGCGCGAGTACTTGAAGAATATGCCACGGCTTATCATGCAACAGCAAAAACCTGTGTCTGTATCTGAGTCTGAATCAGATGATGAATCTGGAAGTTCTAGTTCATCTGACTCGGAGTCCGCTAGCTCTGGATCAGAAACAGAGTCGGATTCATCAAGTTCTGATGAAGATGAAAGACGCAGGAAGCGAAGTAGAAGTGATAGGGATGAAAGAAGCAAGAAGCAAAGTAAAGGAAGCCATAGGGATGAAAGAAGCAAGAACCAAAGTAAAGGAAGCCATAGGGATGAAAGAAGCAAGAACCAAAGTAGGAGAAGTGATAGGGATGAGCGAAGCAGGAAACAAAGCAGGAGGGATTGA